CGCGTTGATACGAGTGATCCACAATTTGCGGAAGTCACGTTTTTTCTGACGACGGTCACGGTATGCATAGTAGTAAGAGTTCATTACTTGTTCTTTTGCAGTACGGAACAAGATGTGTTTAGCTCCATAGTAACCTTTTGCTAATTTAAGAATACGTTTACGACGTTTGCGTGATACAACGCCACCTTTAACACGTGCCATGTTTTATTTCCTCCAAATATTTCCTAGAAT
Above is a genomic segment from Streptococcus sp. SN-1 containing:
- the rplT gene encoding 50S ribosomal protein L20, with amino-acid sequence MARVKGGVVSRKRRKRILKLAKGYYGAKHILFRTAKEQVMNSYYYAYRDRRQKKRDFRKLWITRINAAARMNGLSYSQLMHGLKLAEIEVNRKMLADLAVNDAAAFTALADAAKAKLGK